Below is a window of Sulfitobacter sp. SK012 DNA.
TCTCGCGGATGTCGTGGCTGTCGATGACCAAGCCACCTATCTTCTCGTACAGTGCGGTCTGCTGCGCGTAGCCAATGTCTTCCAGTGTTGGGTTCTCGCGTTTAGCGGTGTAGCTGGCGATAACGCGGGCCGGATGGCGGATCAGGTGGATGTTGATGCAATTTTTCGCCCATTCCAACGGAATGCCATCCAGCATGTGATGGGGCATGTGTTTCATATAGCGGTGCTGAGCGGGTGCTGCTGCACAAGCGGCGGCTACCTTGTCGGGGTCGGTTTCATGCGCGGTCACGATCTGCGCACGCATAGGATGGGTGATACCAGAAGCCATTAGGTACGGCGCATAAAAAGGTTCGTCCATCGCTTCAAAATCGGGGCGATTTCCGAAACTGTACATCATCGCTGTCGACAGGTTGCGCGGGCCGGACCACATGGCGATTTTCATGCAGTGACACTTTCGACGAGGTCCTTGTAGAGGGCGCGAAGACGGGTAGTGACAGGGCCAAGCTCGCCTGTGCCAATCGTACGTCCGTCGATTTCCGATACAGGAGTTTGTGCTCCGAAGGTGCCGGTTAAGAACGCTTCATCGGCAGAGTATGTATCAACCAACGAGAAGTTCCGTTCAAAACACGGGATGCCATTGGTGTGGCAAAGATCGATAACTTTTTGACGGGTGATTCCGTTCATGCAGTAATCCCCCGTAGAGGTCCAAACAGCTCCCTTTTTCACCACAAAGAAGTTGCATGCATTGGTGGTGTTCACGAAGCCATGAAGGTCCAGCATCAGTGCCTCGTCAGCGCCAGCTTTCTCGGCAGCGATGCATGCTAGGATACAGTTCAGCTTGCTGTGCGAATTAAGTTTAGGGTCTTGGGTCATTGGCAAACCGCGCAGATGTGGAACGGTGGCGAGCCGGATTGGACGGGGTAGTTTTGGCTGTGAATGTTCCATGATGATCACGAAAGTTGGGCCAGACCGCGACAATGCAGGGTGCTGGAATGGCCGATGCTTAACGCCGCGCGTGACCATCAAGCGTGCGTGTGCGTCGGTCAGCATACCGTTGGCTTCACGCGTTTGTTCCAATGCAGCCATCACGCCAGCGCGGCCCATACCTATGTCAAGATCGATGGCTTTGGCCGCTTCGAACAAGCGGTCGATATGCTCCTCCACAAACGCCCATGTGCCATTGTAGAGGCGCAAACCCTCCCATACGCCGTCGCCAAGCATGAAGCCGCTGTCATAGACGGAAACAGTGGCCTCGGCCTTGGGCTTCAACTGTCCGTCGACGTAAATGAGTATCCCGTCGTTACGGGCATCTTCTTCGGCTTGATGGGTGGTTTGATGATCTGTCATGGGGGCCTCCTGGGTAGACATAGAACCTGAAACCTTGATCGGAGCCAGTGAATTCCTACGACCTGTCTAGGTGAAGTTGAGGTGACCGTTTTAATGAGCCGGAACCATTGCTTCTTCATAGCCTAGACGGGCTGCACTTTTTTTAGGTGTCCACCCGTCTTTGAACAGGTTGCGTTAAAGATCGTGAAAGAAGGTTGATCTGTAACGGCCATCTTTACAGGGCACGGTGGAAATTTCGCAAAGTTTCCTTGGGATTCAAACTCTGACGGTCATACGATATTGGACGAATGCCACACGTTCTTGATGGTCATGTAGTTGTCCAAGCCTTCGGACCCGCCCTCGCGGCCATACCCACTGGATTTGACCCCACCGAAAGGTGTCTCGGGCATAGAAGCTTCGAGTGTGTTTATCGAAAGGTTGCCGACCTCAACCTCATCAATCATGCGATCAATGTAATCCGCTTGATTTGTGAATGCATATCCCGCAAGGCCGTAGGGAACCGAATTCGCCTGCGTGATTGCGTCATCCAGGGACGTAACTGAGTTGATCACGGCGATTGGACCGAAGGGTTCTTCTTGCATGATACGCGCGTCATCGGGAACGTTCACAAGCACTGTCGGTTGGAAGAAATATCCAGTGTCGCCATGACGCGCGCCACCGGTCGCAACGATCGCCCCCTTAGAGCGAGCGTCCTCGACAAGCGCGGTAAGAGCAGGAATGCGGCGGTCATTTGCAAGTGGACCCATTTCGATGCCGGTATCCATTCCATTGCCAACGACGGTCTTTGCCGCCCGCGTAACGAATGTCTCAGTGAAGGTTTCAAAGATGGCGTCGTTCACAAAGAACCGCGTCGGTGAGGTACAGACCTGACCGGCGTTGCGCATCTTGCGAATGGCACCAGAGGTGGCTGCCGCTCTGACGTCCGTATCTTCGCAGACGATGACCGGCGCATGACCGCCAAGCTCCATGAGAACGGACGTCATATGTTGGGATGCGAGTGTCGTTAGATGGCGGCCGACTGGTGTTGAGCCCGTGAAAGCCACAAGCCTGACAGGCTCTTGTGGGATCAGATGGCTGGAAATCTCCGCCGGGTCACCAAACACCAAATTGAGAACACCGGCTGGCAGACCCGCATCGGCAAAAGCACGCGCGATATGGACGGCTCCAGCGGGCGTTTCTTCAGCAGCCTTAAGGATAATCGAGCATCCTGATGCGAGTGCGCCTGCGATCTTTCGGGCAGGCTGGCTCATCGGGAAATTCCAAGGTGAAAAAGCCGCAACAACACCGATGGGTTGATGATGGACGGTGAATTTATGCCCTTGTGCTGCGGGAATGACCCGACCATAGGTTCGCATCGCCTCACCAGCGTCCCACTCAAAGAACTCAGCGCCCCGGATAACTTCCATACGCGCCTGAGTGAGCGGTTTTCCATGCTCTAACGTAATGGATCGCGCAATCTCCTCTTGGCGCTCTCGCATTAGAGCTGCGGCCCTCAGAATTGTGTCGGAGCGATCACGCGGAGATGTGCGGCTCCAAAGACGAAAGCCTCTCTCGGCGGCATCTAATGCATCATCGAGGTCGCTCTGTTCGGCACAAGGCAGACGCCCAAGCTCTTGTTCGGTCGCAGGGTTTACGACTGCCATGTCGCGGCGCGTCGTCCGCCATTCGCCTGCAATAAATAACTTTAACTCAGGGTACATGGGACGAGCGCTCCTTCATATGGCTGCATCAGATCATGCAATGTTGGATGTTACTTCAAGTGAATTGGAGGAATACTGGTATCAATTTCAAGAATACCAGAGGCTATCTATCCTTCACTGCCCTGTGCAGCGCGTCTTTGAAGGCATGCCCAGCAGGTGAGAGGCTGTTGTCGCTGCGGTACGTCAGTCCGATGGGGCTTTGACCAAATGGGACATCCCAATCCAGCACCGATAAGTACCCATTCTCAACATCTTGCTGAATCACTTCGGCGGGCATCAAACCGATCCAGTCACTGGATTGAAGCAGTGCCCTATTGGCCAGATATGACACCGATTCAATTGCAAAGGGGGGCGAATATTGGTGTTGGCTGATAAAGAACTGGTCGACTTGCCGGCGCAACGTTGTCTCAAGCGGGGGCAATATCCAACCAAAAGGTTTAATGCGTTCAAAAGGTAATGATTTTGCATGTGCCAATGGATGGTCGTTGCCGACGACAGCGATCACGCGGTCCTCAAAGAGTTTCTCCTGCAGCAATTTGTTGCGATGTCGGTGTGAAGGTAGCCTTCCTACAACAAGATCAATCTCGCCCGAAAGTAAGGCGGGCATCAGAACTTCGTTGGTCCCCTCACTAATCTTGATCGCAACTTTGGGACGTTCACGCAGGACTGTAGTGATTGCAGCGGGCAACAGTTTGGTCGAGGCGGCAAGCAGCGTACCGACGATGACACGTCCGCTATTACCTTCATTCAAATCATCCAATTCTTGCGCGGCGCTGGACACTTGCGCGAAGATTAACTTGCCATGCCGGATCAACGTATCGCCAAATACAGTGGGGACAACGCCTCGGTTTGTGCGTGTAAAAAGTTTGACCTCAAAATCGATTTCGAGGTCCTGTATCATCTTGGTGGCAGCGGGCTGCGATATCCCCAGTTCGCGTGCGGCATTCTGAATGTTGCCATGACTGCCGACAGCGACCAGCAGACGGAGCTGTCGCAGTTTCAATCGTGTCAAAGCGCGGTCGACGATGCGGGATTGTTTGGCAATCATAGCGTTACTGTCCCGGCGATATTGTCCAATTTGCTGAGCACACTCATCGCCGCAAGGGCGGAGCTGCGTGGGTTGTCCGGTAAAGACTGCCCACTGATCTGAAAGCGAAAACTGCCGAAATCACCTGTGGCCTCGATCTCATGGATATTGGAGGAGATATCAGCATCAGCGATGAGGCGAACATGTGTTTTATCAAAGCCGACACCGGCGAGGGCAACCGCCGCTGCCACGTTAGCATTTTTGGGATAGGCAAGTGCTGCTTCGCGGGCGGTTCCCTCAAAGTGGATTTGTGCGCCACTCTTCAGCGAACCCAGGTCAATTTTTTGTTCAGCAGGTGATCCTTGCCAACCAATTGGTGGTTTGCGCCCCACATATGTCACCTGCTCCAATTGCCCAACGCGCGCCGCTTGCAGGCAATCCAACGCACCAATGGCACCGCTTGCCAAATGCAATTTGGCACCGCCCTCATTTGCAGCCGCTTCAAGCGATTGCAACACATTTTGTTCAGCCAACGCACCAAGCGAGACCGTGATCATATCGATCCCACGCCGCAGAACCGCTGGTCCATGTGCTGCAAGCGCTGCGTGTCCCGCACAATCGATCACCAAATCAAGATCATCCGGTAGGTCCTGAACCGAGCCCACATAGAGGCCCGGGTTTTCGGCAACCCGTGTCGGCCGCATAAGAACTGCATCAATCTGATGGGGTCGTTGCTCCAACGCGTTACGCACGTATGTTGCAATCGCACCGTTACCGATCAATCCTATTTTCATAGTTCTATCCCTTCGTTGATCTTGATCTAAACGAAATTGACCGCGTTTTGATATAGATAATAGTGATATCTAATTTTACTGTTTCGGGTTGGCATCACGGATACGATCCGGCCTTCTTGTCGTCGGATACACAGGCTCTCCAACATAGGCTTTGCTCAATGAAATATACCAAACATAATGCCAAAGACTACGCACGTGAGAACATGACAGGGATTTGGGCTGCGGCCTTAAACCCGTTCAATGACGATCTTTCATTGGATGAAGTTGGGTTGCGGTCCAACATTCGTCACTGGATCGATGACCTGAAGATACAGGGATTGTTCGTGGCTGGTAAGCAAGGCGAGTTCTTTTCGATGAGCCTTGAAGAGCGCAAGCGAAATTTCGAAATCGCAGTGGATGAATGCGCCGGCAAGGTTGGGGTCATCGTTTCAGTCTCTGACCAGAACATGGATACGGCCTTGGAGCTCGCGCATCACGCCCAGAACTGCGGCGCAGATTACATTGTACTTCATGCGCCGGTGCTCAGTTTTGTCCACGATCGAGGTGAGGTTTTGTATCAATATTACAAGACGTTTTGCGATCAGTTGGATATCGGTATCGCAATGTGGAGCCATCCAGACAGCGGTTATCTTATGCAGCCTGAAGAATGCGCTCGGATCGCTGAGCTCCCCAACATCGTCGCGATTAAATACTCGGTCCCGCGCGAAATGTATGTGAAATTGCACCATATGATTGGTGACAAAATACAGGTCTCTACCTCTCTCGAGGATGATTGGCTGGACAACATCGAAGAGCTTGGTTGGCGTTTGTACCTTTGCTCTTCTCCGCCGTATCAGTTGCAAACAGCCAACGATATGCGAATGCACGAATACACCCAGCTCGCCTTCGCAGGTAAGTTCGATGAGGCTCGCAAGGTACGCGATAGCCTTGAACCTGTGCGAAATGCGATGAAACAATCTAAGCCAGCCGGTAAGCCGACGGCGTTTGGAAAGTACTGGCAAGAGCTCTTGGGTCAAGCTGGCGGACGGGTTCGCAGTCCTATGCTGGAACTAGATGAAACAGAAAAAGCAGCCATCCGAAGTGCGTTTGAGAGTTGTGGTTTAAAGCCATAATCGCGGAGGCATGATATAACCAAATCGGATAGCTAATTACCCACTTATTCTTTGCGGTTATTGGCAAAGTCACGGAAGTTTTTGGTAACGGGAGAGAACCATGTCCAAATTACGAGCCTTTAATTTCAAAACTTGGATTGATGAGCACCGCCATCTGCTGAAGCCGCCAGTGGGGAACCAACAGATTTGGGAAGACGCCGACCTTATGGTGACCGTCGTGGGCGGGCCTAACAAGCGAACGGATTACCACGATGATCCGGTCGAGGAGTTCTTCTATCAACTTGAGGGCAACATGGTCCTCAAGATCTATGATGGCGACGAATTCTATGACGTGCCGATTAAGGAAGGCGAGATTTTCTTGCTGCCACCACATGTGCGCCATTCTCCTCAGCGACCCGAAGAAGGGTCCATCGGCCTGGTCGTCGAGCCCAAGCGAAAGACGGGCGATCTAGACGCTATTGAATGGTACTGTTTTGAGTGTGGTTCACTTGTTCACCGGGCAGAGATGCAGCTGACGTCTATCGTCAGGGATTTGCCACCAGTCTACGAGAAATTTTATGCCTCGGAAGAAAGCCGAACCTGCGCAAATTGCAATACGGTTCACCCTGGCAAAGAGCCGCCAGAGGGTTGGGTCACCATCTGATCGATCAAAGTTAACAAACAACTGGGGAAGAATATGAAACATATAGCAAAGCTCATGGGGTCCGTGGCACTGGTTGCTGCGTCAACTTTGACTGCTCAGGCAGACGAATTTCGACTGGGTTTAATTACGCCTCCGCCACATATCTGGACAAAAGCAGCTGGAGCGTTCGGCGATGAGTTGACCGAAAAAAGCGGCGGCGCGCACAGCGTTTCAGTCTTTCCTTCACGCCAGCTTGGGAATGAAGCCGAGATGTTGCAACAGCTGCAAACCGGCGCATTAGATATGGCCTTCATGACTGTCGCTGAAGTCTCAAACCGTTACGTTGATCTGGGCGCCTTCTATGCCCCTTATTTGGCTGATGACATTGCGCATGCAGGTCGTATTCTGCGGTCTGACAAGGCGACATCGATGCTTGAGCCATTGCCGGCCGAAGTTGGCGTTGTTGGTGTTGGATACGGCATGGCTGGTTTGCGCCAGATCGTATCACGTGGCGACATAAGTAGTGCCGAAGATCTCGCAGGCCTGAAGCTTCGGATCACGCCATTTACGCCAATTCTTGATTTCTATAACGCCATCGGCGCAGCACCAACGCCTATGCCATTGCCTTCCGTTTATGACGCGCTCGCAAATGGGCAAGTGGATGCTATTGATATGGACGCGGAATTGATCTGGGTTCTGAAGTACTACGATCACGCTGACACGATTGTTCAATCTGATCACATGATGTTCCCAATGGTGGGCCTGGTTTCTGCAAAAGTATGGGCAGGTCTGTCAGAAGAAGATCGCGCGATGATTGGCGAACTTATGGCCAAGCACGTAGACAGCACCATTGATAGCTACGTTGAAAAAGAAGCCGGCTGGTTGGCGCAGATCGAAGGGACGGGCAAGACGTATACCAAAGTCGATGCCACGTTCTTTGGGGGTGCGATCGACGAATGGAATGCGATTTGGTCGGAAAAAGCGCCTTCGCTTGACGGCTTGCGTGCTGTTGCGGCAGAAACCAAGTAACGAAACCTAATTTGCGGACAAGGGCGCGGGTCGAACTCGCGCCCTTTTTTATGGAGAACGGATGATGCTCTACCGCGTATCTGCAGCATGGGCGCGAATTGAACTTTGGGCGGCAGCGTTTTTGGCGGTCTGCGTTACATTTCTTGTTCTACTCAACGTTGCCACGCGCAACACGGGCAACGCGCTGTTCTGGGTGGATGAGCTTGCGATCTACGCGATGGCGTGGATGACATTCTTGGGTGCCTCAGCTGCGTTGCATCACCGCAATTCTGTCGCGATCACACTGCTGCCCGATGCAGTGTCGCCGCGCGTCAAAGCGGTGACAATCAAAATCGTCGACATCATCGTTTTTGCCTTTGCTTTGGCAATGCTATGGTTTTGCTGGCGCTGGTTTATGCCCCTCGAATTCGCCCGATCTGGCTTTGATAGTAAGGTCTTCCAAGGCAACACGTTCAATTTCATATACGCTGAACCAACTTCGACGCTCGGCGTTCCAAAGTATGTTTTTTGGGCTGTCATGTGGCTTTTTGCATTAGGCGCCACATTGCATTCCGCAATGCACCTGCTCGGCGCGCGTCCACGGGATGAACAGTCGTGAGCCCTATCGTCTTCTTGGCTGCATTGTTTCTTTCTGTCCCAGTGGCAATCGTGCTGGTCATCACGGCGGTTTGGTACATCTGGGAAAGCGGAAACACAGTCCTCTACGACAGCTTTGCCCAAAAGATGTTTGGCGGATTGGAAAACTACGGCCTGTTGGCGATTCCACTGTTCATGCTGACCGGGGAGTTGATGAACGAAGGCGGTATGACCAAACGCCTGGTGAATATGGCCCGCGTTTTTGTCGGAGGGTTCAGGGGTGGATTGGCATATATAAACTTGCTGACCAACATGTTTATGGCCGCAATAATTGGATCAGCCACAGCCCAGATTGCTGTTATGTCGCGCGCCATGGTGCCTGCGATGGAAGCTGAGGGCTACGAGAAAGGGTTTGCTGCCGCCACGACTGCGGCCGGGGGCCTACTCGCCCCGGTCATTCCGCCTTCGATGATGTTCGTTATTTTTGGCGTCTTGGCGCAAGTCCCAATCGGAGAGATGTTCATTGCCGGAATTATTCCGGGCATGCTTTTGGCGATGGCTTTTGCCTTGGTGATCGCAATCGTAGGTTGGCAGCAGCAATTCCCAAAAGGCGTCTGGATGTCACGAAAAGACGCAACTCGCGCTGTGCTCGAGGCATTGCCAGCTCTTTTGATCCCTATGGCGATTATCGGGGGCATCCTCTTCGGCGTCGCTACCCCAACAGAGTCTGCCGCCATCGCATCCCTCATCGCTTTTGTCGTTGGTTGGCTCGTTTACGGTGACTTAAGACCAAGCCATTTGGGAGAGATGTTCAAGCGCACTGCTGTGAACGCTTCAATGATCATCTTCATGATCTCGGCCGCGAGCGTTTTCGGTTGGGTCATAATCTACGAGGAGCTGCCGCAAAAACTTGCAGGGCTGATCACGTCGATCACATCCGACCCGTTCGTGTTCTTCCTTATCGTCAATCTTGCTTTGCTGCTTGTTGGGATGGTGATCGATGGCATCGCGGCGATTATCTTGATCACGCCTATCCTGTTGCCCATTGCCGTAGGGAATTACGATATCAGCCCCTATCAATTTGGTGTCGTCGTTTGCTTGAACCTCGTCCTTGGGCTTTTAACGCCACCTGTTGGGATCGGTCTCTATATCGCATCTTCCATGAGTGACACGCCGCCTGGCGTCATTCTAAAAGCTCTTTGGCCCTTTTTGCTGGCTGTGGCTTTGGTTCTGATTTTGCTGAGCTATTTCGCAAGTCTATCCACAATGCTGATCTAAACTGTGGCTGCCT
It encodes the following:
- a CDS encoding TRAP transporter large permease encodes the protein MSPIVFLAALFLSVPVAIVLVITAVWYIWESGNTVLYDSFAQKMFGGLENYGLLAIPLFMLTGELMNEGGMTKRLVNMARVFVGGFRGGLAYINLLTNMFMAAIIGSATAQIAVMSRAMVPAMEAEGYEKGFAAATTAAGGLLAPVIPPSMMFVIFGVLAQVPIGEMFIAGIIPGMLLAMAFALVIAIVGWQQQFPKGVWMSRKDATRAVLEALPALLIPMAIIGGILFGVATPTESAAIASLIAFVVGWLVYGDLRPSHLGEMFKRTAVNASMIIFMISAASVFGWVIIYEELPQKLAGLITSITSDPFVFFLIVNLALLLVGMVIDGIAAIILITPILLPIAVGNYDISPYQFGVVVCLNLVLGLLTPPVGIGLYIASSMSDTPPGVILKALWPFLLAVALVLILLSYFASLSTMLI
- a CDS encoding NAD-dependent succinate-semialdehyde dehydrogenase, which gives rise to MYPELKLFIAGEWRTTRRDMAVVNPATEQELGRLPCAEQSDLDDALDAAERGFRLWSRTSPRDRSDTILRAAALMRERQEEIARSITLEHGKPLTQARMEVIRGAEFFEWDAGEAMRTYGRVIPAAQGHKFTVHHQPIGVVAAFSPWNFPMSQPARKIAGALASGCSIILKAAEETPAGAVHIARAFADAGLPAGVLNLVFGDPAEISSHLIPQEPVRLVAFTGSTPVGRHLTTLASQHMTSVLMELGGHAPVIVCEDTDVRAAATSGAIRKMRNAGQVCTSPTRFFVNDAIFETFTETFVTRAAKTVVGNGMDTGIEMGPLANDRRIPALTALVEDARSKGAIVATGGARHGDTGYFFQPTVLVNVPDDARIMQEEPFGPIAVINSVTSLDDAITQANSVPYGLAGYAFTNQADYIDRMIDEVEVGNLSINTLEASMPETPFGGVKSSGYGREGGSEGLDNYMTIKNVWHSSNIV
- a CDS encoding D-amino acid aminotransferase, which gives rise to MTDHQTTHQAEEDARNDGILIYVDGQLKPKAEATVSVYDSGFMLGDGVWEGLRLYNGTWAFVEEHIDRLFEAAKAIDLDIGMGRAGVMAALEQTREANGMLTDAHARLMVTRGVKHRPFQHPALSRSGPTFVIIMEHSQPKLPRPIRLATVPHLRGLPMTQDPKLNSHSKLNCILACIAAEKAGADEALMLDLHGFVNTTNACNFFVVKKGAVWTSTGDYCMNGITRQKVIDLCHTNGIPCFERNFSLVDTYSADEAFLTGTFGAQTPVSEIDGRTIGTGELGPVTTRLRALYKDLVESVTA
- a CDS encoding TRAP transporter substrate-binding protein; its protein translation is MKHIAKLMGSVALVAASTLTAQADEFRLGLITPPPHIWTKAAGAFGDELTEKSGGAHSVSVFPSRQLGNEAEMLQQLQTGALDMAFMTVAEVSNRYVDLGAFYAPYLADDIAHAGRILRSDKATSMLEPLPAEVGVVGVGYGMAGLRQIVSRGDISSAEDLAGLKLRITPFTPILDFYNAIGAAPTPMPLPSVYDALANGQVDAIDMDAELIWVLKYYDHADTIVQSDHMMFPMVGLVSAKVWAGLSEEDRAMIGELMAKHVDSTIDSYVEKEAGWLAQIEGTGKTYTKVDATFFGGAIDEWNAIWSEKAPSLDGLRAVAAETK
- a CDS encoding HAD family hydrolase; amino-acid sequence: MKIAMWSGPRNLSTAMMYSFGNRPDFEAMDEPFYAPYLMASGITHPMRAQIVTAHETDPDKVAAACAAAPAQHRYMKHMPHHMLDGIPLEWAKNCINIHLIRHPARVIASYTAKRENPTLEDIGYAQQTALYEKIGGLVIDSHDIRENPEAALRSLCNAIDLPFLDTMLEWPTGPKPFDGVWASHWYGAVHHSTGFAGPEGARPQLEGAASALCKKALPHYEFLKARKLSIGVAGALGQK
- a CDS encoding TRAP transporter small permease, yielding MMLYRVSAAWARIELWAAAFLAVCVTFLVLLNVATRNTGNALFWVDELAIYAMAWMTFLGASAALHHRNSVAITLLPDAVSPRVKAVTIKIVDIIVFAFALAMLWFCWRWFMPLEFARSGFDSKVFQGNTFNFIYAEPTSTLGVPKYVFWAVMWLFALGATLHSAMHLLGARPRDEQS
- a CDS encoding aspartate dehydrogenase, with the protein product MKIGLIGNGAIATYVRNALEQRPHQIDAVLMRPTRVAENPGLYVGSVQDLPDDLDLVIDCAGHAALAAHGPAVLRRGIDMITVSLGALAEQNVLQSLEAAANEGGAKLHLASGAIGALDCLQAARVGQLEQVTYVGRKPPIGWQGSPAEQKIDLGSLKSGAQIHFEGTAREAALAYPKNANVAAAVALAGVGFDKTHVRLIADADISSNIHEIEATGDFGSFRFQISGQSLPDNPRSSALAAMSVLSKLDNIAGTVTL
- a CDS encoding 3-hydroxyanthranilate 3,4-dioxygenase, with product MSKLRAFNFKTWIDEHRHLLKPPVGNQQIWEDADLMVTVVGGPNKRTDYHDDPVEEFFYQLEGNMVLKIYDGDEFYDVPIKEGEIFLLPPHVRHSPQRPEEGSIGLVVEPKRKTGDLDAIEWYCFECGSLVHRAEMQLTSIVRDLPPVYEKFYASEESRTCANCNTVHPGKEPPEGWVTI
- a CDS encoding dihydrodipicolinate synthase family protein; this encodes MKYTKHNAKDYARENMTGIWAAALNPFNDDLSLDEVGLRSNIRHWIDDLKIQGLFVAGKQGEFFSMSLEERKRNFEIAVDECAGKVGVIVSVSDQNMDTALELAHHAQNCGADYIVLHAPVLSFVHDRGEVLYQYYKTFCDQLDIGIAMWSHPDSGYLMQPEECARIAELPNIVAIKYSVPREMYVKLHHMIGDKIQVSTSLEDDWLDNIEELGWRLYLCSSPPYQLQTANDMRMHEYTQLAFAGKFDEARKVRDSLEPVRNAMKQSKPAGKPTAFGKYWQELLGQAGGRVRSPMLELDETEKAAIRSAFESCGLKP
- a CDS encoding LysR substrate-binding domain-containing protein, encoding MIAKQSRIVDRALTRLKLRQLRLLVAVGSHGNIQNAARELGISQPAATKMIQDLEIDFEVKLFTRTNRGVVPTVFGDTLIRHGKLIFAQVSSAAQELDDLNEGNSGRVIVGTLLAASTKLLPAAITTVLRERPKVAIKISEGTNEVLMPALLSGEIDLVVGRLPSHRHRNKLLQEKLFEDRVIAVVGNDHPLAHAKSLPFERIKPFGWILPPLETTLRRQVDQFFISQHQYSPPFAIESVSYLANRALLQSSDWIGLMPAEVIQQDVENGYLSVLDWDVPFGQSPIGLTYRSDNSLSPAGHAFKDALHRAVKDR